The genomic region TGGGGGTAAAAAAGgcccagcctcagttttcccctctgTAAGCTGAGGGCTGTGCCCCCTTGCCAGGCTCCGGTGAAGTTCCAGGCCGATTATGGGGTGGAAACTGCTTTGTGAAACGCGTCTCGCTGCAGAGCGGAGTAACAGCCATGTCCGAGGGAACAGAGCAACGGGGGCTGAGCCGAAAGCCTCACTGAGGGTCAGGTCCCGTGCAGCCGCCTCCCCGGGTGGGCGCTGGCGCCTTTCTGCAAGTCCCCGGGCTGTTGTCTCGATGGGTGGGTCCGAGGCGTCAAAGGCCAATGGATGTGCGGGGGCGGGGCTTCGCCGCTGGTCCGCACCTTCAGGCCCGTGGGCGTGGTCTGGGTGTCTAAGCCAATGAGAGTGTGGACGCGGGGCCTGAATAGGAGCAGGAAACGGCGGCCGCCGAGGGGGGTCTGTGAGTGAAGCGGGGGCGGGGCTTGGTGTGGCTCTTCCTGCACCCGCCCCCCGAGCTCCCAGGGTGGGAAGGGGGTCTCGGCGTCCGGAACTGGTTGTACGGACACCGAGACAAGTGTGGAGAGGGGCCCTGGACGCCCGGGTCAGAGGCGGGGACAGGGCCAGGACACTGGGGTCTGGTCTTCAGCAGGGAGGTTCCACCCGCCCCTGAGTCCCCCGGGCCTGCTTCAGTTTTCCTTTGCATCTCAACGGGGCCAggccccttccctctgcccccaacccccacccctcATCCCCGCTGCAGTGGTTGAAGTCTGCTCCCATCCCACTGTTCTTTGTGACCTCCTTTCACCAGCTGCCCGCCTGCCTTCATGCTGCCCCTGCGCCTGCGCCGGCTGTGGCCCCACAGCCCTCCCACTCGGTTCTTCGCAGCGGCCGCCCGGCAGCGGTGAGTCGGGCGCCCGGGGCCGGGCCCGGTCGTTCAGTAGGTTTTTGTGGCTGGCCTGCCCAATTCTAGGCCCTGCGCTAGGTGCCGGGATAGTCTAGGTGCTGGGATAGTCGTGATCTCTTACTCTGCGTCAGGCGCCTTACAGGCTTGTCAGATCACCCTCaccttcactgctgagggcatagGATCAGAGATTAAAGGATGACCCCCAAGGTCATACAGAGAGTTAAGTGGCACATCTGGAATTTGAGCCCAACCAAACCCAATGCACTTTCCACAACTCAGGTGGTTGTCAAGCATCGCTGTGCATAACCCAGGCGGGGTGTGGGGAGCTTACAAAACTGCAGATTCCTGGGCGCTGCTCTGGAGATTCTGATTTGCAGGAATGAGGTGGGCCTCaagaatctattttttaaaacatgcttttCAGGCGTTTCTGATGCAAGGGGTCTGAAAACAACACTTTGAGACAATCTGATCTGCCCCTTACCTGGAACACTCAAAAAGGGAGGGATGATTTAGAGAGATCTCCCTTGGCACCTGCCTCAGCCCCCTCAGCATCTGGAAGCTGAGTTGAAGGGTGTGGTCCAGGGGGGCTGGGACGGGCAGGGAAGGGGTATCCTCTGTGTTTTCCTTAGCCCCTGCAGGTTTGGGTCTCTCTCCACAGGTCTGGCCCCAGTAACTACTATGAACTGTTGGGGGTGCATCCTGGTGCCAGCGCTGAAGAAGTTAAACGAGCTTTCTTCTCCAAGTCCAAAGAGGTACCAGTGGTCTTaagtggagagggggaagggaagtcTGAGCCAGATGGGGTACGCTCCAAATTCTCAGGAATGGAGCTGAGAGGCTCACTCTGGCTGGTGCGCATTCCCTCAGCATTCATAGGGAGGGGGAGCTGCCCCAAGGGGAGAGATCTGGCCGGGTGGAAGGAAAGGCTGTGGGGCAGGAGCCAGGAGTCCTGTCTGATGGGCTGGGCTTGGTTCTCTTGACCTGCCTGCTCTTGAGAAAGCTGGGACCAGGGCATACAATCAGAGCCAGGCAGCAGGTGGGGAGGGCTTGAacaaggggagggggcaggagtttGTGCTTCCTGACTCTCTGGTCTTCTAGAGGGATGCGCAGGCCTGAGACTGAGGGTCACTGCCCAGGGAGGGCCTCTGGGTATGATATGAGCCCTTGTGGGTGGATATTATCAGGATAGGTCATGGGAAGGGAGATGAGGGGagtcctgccccaccccagctgcACCCTGACCGGGACCCCAGGAACCCAGCCCTGCACAACCGCTTTGTGGAGCTGAGTGAAGCATACCAAGTGCTGAGCCATGAGCAGAGCCGCCGCAGCTATGACCACCAGCTCCGCTCGGCAGCTTCCCCAAAGTGTCCAGGAACCACAGCCCATCCCAGGTCTGCTCATCAGGCACACAGGTACAGTAGTCCTGCCCCCAGCTTGCCACCCCCAAGTCTCCTGGGGAGCCCCATCCTTACACTGTCCCTTCTTCTACCTCCCAGCAGCTCCTGGGCACCCCCCAATGCAAAATACTGGGCCCAGTTTCATGAAGTGAGGCCTCAGGGACCAGAGTCAAGGCAGCAGCAGCACAAGCACAACCGGCGGGTGCTGGGGTGCTGCCTCCTCATCATGCTGGCAGGCATGGGCCTGCACTATGTTGCCTTCAGGTGCGCGTCCCCCTAGGGTGACGGGCAGAGGGCAGGAGGGTGGGTGAAGCCCAGTGTCAGCCATCCATCCATACCACCCCTGTGGCCTGCACCCTTGTGTCTCTCAAGCTAAGAACTGCATGAGATAGGTCTCCTCCAGAGCCTCTTCTTATTTAGCAAAGGCAGCTCTGCACTAAGGGCtaatgtcattttgttttttataatttgaatttaaatctTTGGTGCTGGTTGCCAGAGAGTGCTGGAGCCAACCAAAATCCTGCACAAGAAGGAAATGCATTGACCTGGGCCTCACCAGCaactgtcttcatttgtttggcaGTTGCTGTCTTCCTGCCACCCTCTCATGCGTGCCATTGCCACTGAGGTTTGATAGCAAAGACACCTAAAGGCTGGTGCACACTGCTAGCCGTGTGCCTAGTTCAGTGATGGAGGTAGATGAACAAACCTTTCTAGTCGCCTTCAAGGACCTCCATGACAGAGCTGCTGTCACCACCTTCAGGACAGTCAGGGACCTGGGTCGCCATTAGGCCCTGGACAAGTCCCAGCTACTCTCTGCCCCTCTCCTCACCTAGCACAGGCAATTAGCTGAGGTCCCCACAAGTGTAAAGCTGTGAGACCCTCaagtggggtggaggggggtgggaCTTGGGGGACAGCGGGGATTGGGGATTCCCAGAGTCAGTTGTAACCCCCTTGCAGGAAGCTGGAACAGATGCATCGTAGCTTCATGGATGAAAAGGATCGGATCATCACAGCCATCTACAATGACACTCGGGCCCGGGCCAGGTCTGTCCCAGCTCTTTCCTGCCCTCTCCTCACTGTCCTGGCACCACCCTCCAGGATCCCAGTCCCGACTACCAGGTGCTCTCCCCTGCAGGGCCAACAGAGCCAGGCCCCTGGAGCAACGGCAGGGGCAGCAGCTGCAGCCACCACCCAGGCCTCCTCAAGGCCCCGGGATCgtgcccccccgccccagcccctgaGCGGCTCACCTTGGAGAGCTCACCTTGGATGGGGCCTGCGGTGTGCTCCCTTCTGGGACACCCCACTCCCCAAAACGCGTGCAATAAAGTGATTCTCAGAGCTCTTGTCTGGCTCGCTCCTACAGGCCCAGAGCCCCCGGCCCGGGCCCCGCCCTCCGGGTTCTGGCGGCGGCAACCCGGGAGCCCGGCCCCCTGGGCGGTGCGTCCCCTTTCCCCTGCTGCGGCAGGAGGTGgggtgtgtgtagagggggcggGCCCCGCCGGCGGCctcgccccccctcccccaccccgcccccgccccgcggcCCGGTGGGGAGCGCGTGTCTGGGTCACATGAGCCGCCCGCCCGCCAGCCCGGGCCcggccccccgccgcccccgccgtcCCCGCCgtccccgccgcccgccgccgccaccaccggccgcccgcccgcccggctcctccggccgccgccgccgctgcgctGCGCTGCGCTGCCTGCACCCAGGGCTCGGGAGGGGGCCGCGGAGGAGCCGCCCACCGCGcccggcccccgcccgccgcTCCCGGGCCCGCGCCATGGGGCTCTGGCTGCCGCCGCCCCCCGCGCCGCCGGGCTAGGGCGATGCGGGCGCCCCCGGCGCGCGGCCCCCGCGGGCACCATGAGCCCCCTGCTCCGCCGCCTGCTGCTCGCCGCGCTCCTGCAGCTGGCCCCCGCCCAGGTACGTGCGTCCGGGACaacccgcccgcccgcccgcccgcccgcccgcccgccgtgCCCTCTCTCAAGGTTGGCGGAAGTGGGGAGGCGCGGAGCGGCCGGGTTCTCGGGGATCCGCGGGGTCGGGCCTCGGACGGGGGCGTCTCGGGAGCCCGGCCTGGGCATCCCCCGGGAGGTGTccctccccgcccgcccgccggcccAACTCCGGGGccactcccccgccccaccccgtccccagggcgcagccgggggcggggccgcctCGGTGCCTGCAGGATGCGGTTCGGCGCTCACTGTGCCCCCTCCTGATCTGCGACCTCGAGAACAGGCCCGGTCCCCAGGCTTGGAGGTTCGACGCGGCCGGCAGAGCGTGCCTGGCGGGTTGTAGCCAGggcaggtcccaggtcccaggtggcCTGGAGAGGACAGGTAAAGCTAGAGTGGCCCCAGGAACAGAGTAGTCTGGAAAAATGTCGGAGAGGAGTTTAGGCCTTCTGACTGCAAGGGCAGAGAGCCCTGGGGCCAGCGACAGGGCTAGCCCTTCCTGGAGTGCACCTTGGGTCCAGGTTTCTTCTCTCCTGCAGGGCCCGGTCTCCCAGCCTGATGCCCCTGGCCATCAGAAGAAAGGTAATAGTAACAATAGGAACTTTCTACTAGCCAGCACTAAGAATCGTTTCTTCCAGTCCTGATTCCAGACTCTGTGTATTCCTCATCTTGTGTAATCACACTCCTCTGTAAGATGCAAACTCTTATtctgcccatttcacagaagaggagatTGAGGCAGGGGGGTTCCTGGGTTCTGGATGAACAGGGCAGGGAAGACAGATTGGGAGGGCAGAAATGGGGGCTAGTGGAGGGTGGCTGTGACATGGGAACTAAGGAGAACAGCTTCTGGGCGCAGGGGTAGGGGAACCAGGGAGCAGCTGCAGGAAGCCCAGTGGGGACTTAACCCTTACgcatctgcccccagtggtgTCATGGATAGACGTGTATGCTCGTGCCACCTGCCAGCCGCGGGAGGTGGTGGTGCCCCTGACCATGGAGCTCATGGGCACTGTGGCCAAGCAACTGGTGCCCAGCTGCGTGACGGTGCAGCGCTGTGGCGGCTGCTGCCCTGACGACGGCCTGGAGTGTGTGCCCACTGGGCAGCACCAAGTCCGAATGCAGGTATGGGGCAGGTGGAGCGTGCCTGGCTGGATGCTAGCGTTCTGGGGACTGAGAGGGTGGCAACCAGAGCCCTGGCTGGTGGGCAAGGTATTCTCATCTCTCCAGCCCATGGAGcgtccccttcctctctctctgactGTCTCTCTCCCTGTTCTTCTGAGCACAGATCCTCATGATCCGGTACCCAAGCAGTCAGCTGGGGGAGATGTCCCTGGAAGAACACAGCCAGTGTGAATGCAGGTGCCAGCCAGGCCCCACTCCTGAGTTCGCAGAGACAAGGCTTGGGGGGTGCTGGGTGTTGTGGTACACCACAGTGGGGACCAGGTTTCCAAAAGTATAGCCGGGTAGGCCTGGGATCTAGGGCAAGAGAGTAGGATGCTTGGCTTCCTGATCCTCTTTTTCCTtgtctctgtctgtgtctcttaCTTTTCAGACCAAAAAAACCTGAGAGTGCTGTGAAGCTGGACAGGTGAGTCTTGGGCTCTTGCTGAGGTGGGGTTGGAGCCCAGGCCCAGCACCCAGAATGTAATgtgtgggtggggcagggggtgtaAGAGTGTGTCAGGAAGTTGTGGTCCCCCGCCTTCTCCTCCCACTCGTGTACccctctccccttttcctctGCTCCCCAAGACTATATGCTCTTCCCCGACCCCAGCTCCCGGGAAGACTCTTACTTCTCACCCGAGACATGTTGCTTCTCCTCCTAGGGCTTCCACTCCCCACCACCGTCCCCAGCCCCGCTCTGTTCCGGGCTGGGACCCTGCCCCCGGAGCACCCTCCCCAGCTGACATCACCCATCCCActccagccccaggcccctcTGCCCACGCTGCCCCCAGCGCCGCCAGCGCCCTGACCCCCGGACCTGCCACTGCCGCTGCCGACGCCGCAGCTTCCTCCGTTGTCAAGGGCGGGGCTTAGAGCTCAACCCAGACACCTGCAGGTGAGGAGTCGGGTGTGGCGTCAAGGTGCCATCCTGGAGCAGGTCCCGGTGAGCCTGCTGGTGGGAGAAGAGCCAGGGAAGGGGAAGCTTTGAGTGTGCTGAACTATTGACCAAGCACCTGCTGGCCCTGGGGTCAGCATAAACAAGGCTCACATTCTGATGCGGGAGTCAGACACGAGGGCACATGATGCCAACAGAGGATGTCAAGTCAAGAGCTGTGGTGAGGGGCACCTGACATCGTCTTTTGAGAGGTTAGAAATGtcctggaagaggtgacatcACCAGGTgtagaaaagagaaagacagcCTTCCAGTTTGCAAAGTTCTGAGCCTTCCCAGAAACCCCTGTGGTAGAGTTTGTTCCACCTTATGTGCTCCGAGAGGCCAGGGGATGTAGTGGAACGCTGGTCCACCCTTGTCCAAGTTGCTTCTCACCACCCCTCCTTTCCACAGCGGGACCATGGGGTGGCGTCCTGTGGGCCAGGCCAGCTGGGGCTTCCCAGGAGTGTTAGGGGGAATGAGGTTCACAGAAGGTAAGGGGGTGAGTCTAGAGGAGCAGGGGCTGAGCTGTGCCAGCATGAACAgaccccttcttccctcctcagGTGCCGGAAGCTGCGAAGGTGATACATTGCTTTTCAGACTCGGTGGGGCCACTTGCCTCACAGGCCTGCCCAGAGGGGAACAAGAGGGCATCCTGGTGGGCACAGTCCAGTCCCCGAGACCTCAACCTGGGCGGAAGCTCCTCCAAGCCCTGGGCCTCTCAGAGGGCTTTCCAACTGCCCCTTGTCTCTCTGAGGCTGCCATCCAACAACGTGGACAGAGTTGGATGAAGAGACCTGGAGGCAGCACAAGGGGTCATGTACCATCTTGGGAGAGAATGGGGTCCTGGCTCAGTTTTTAACCACCTTGTGCAAGTGAGCATCTTACAAGTGGCTCCTCCGTCCCCTCACTAAGAAGACCCTGGTCCTCTACAAAAAAATGAGAGTTGGGCTTCAGTACAAGAACTGTGAACCCCAGTCCCGATAAAAGAGATAGAAGGAACTGTCCCTGCCTGTGTCACTGTTTGTCACCATCCAGGCTGGCTGGTTTGGACATGAATGTCTGCGTCACACTGCCTCCTAGACATGGAGCTTGGAGGAGATGAGGCCCAAGGCTCCACAACAGGTCACAGAGCCAGAATCGTGCATCCTTCACGTTCATGTTGTGCTAACAGGCCCTGGGGAGTCCCTGCCCCTCTGCTCATTACAAGGGTTCCTTTCTGGAAGGAGAGGGCCAGTGAGCTTGAGGTGGGACCCAGATCTGCTGAATGACCTTGGTTGTCACTGCCCctctctttctgagcctcagttcccacatGTGCACACGGAGGGAACAGATGATTACTGTGGTCTGGGCCCTTGGGCTCCAAGAAAGTTCGAGAGTCACCTAATAGGAAAGAACACCCATCTTCCCTGCCGGGTTACACTCTGTGTTTGCAGCTTTTTGCTCCCGGTAGCTTAACTCGAAGGTCACGCACCTGCTCTGCCCCCACCTCACTCCCACATCCCTGAAAGGGAGGCAGCACCAAAGGTCTGTGGTCGGTGGGCCCCACTCACCCCAACCACACAGTCTTCTCCACTCTCGCCTCCCTTGCACCTTGGGCTCCCCTCCCCAGGCGCTGCTTGGGACTCTCCTGACCTTTATCTGACCCAGCCCAAGCTCAGTGGCCAGCTTTCGGCCTGCAGCCTTCAGTGCCCCTGGGGCTGAGTGATGAGGGGGTGAACTGAAGGGCAACCTTGGGCACCAGTGCTTTGCCCCATCGAGACAGAACATTCATGGCAGAGGTTAAGCCAAAGCAGCTACCCTAATGGAGGCCTTCTCTGAAGTGTTAGATTAGAGGGTGGGGTAGTGATCTTGTTGGGCCCAAACCAAGAGTGGGGTTAAACCAGAAGAGGCAATTCCTGACAGTGAGTGCTACTTTCAGATCATTTTCTCAGCTATTCTGTCACCCAAAATGCCAGAGCTCAATTAAGAGTGAGACAGATGAGGGTTAGGGACACTAGCTACCACCGCCCAAGCCCATTTAAGCCTGCCCAGCGTGCACACTGCTCCGTATGTGCCTTCTCGCCTAGTCCTCAATTCTGAGTGTTGTAATTATCTTCCTTTTTCAGTTGAGGAAATAGGCTCGAAAAGTCTGACTGACCTGGGGAGTTGACCTCAGGTCGGCTCTCTCCCTAACACTCAACTTAGGTTTAGCTGCCTCCCAACTGCAGGTTCATTACTTCAATGGACAGATGTTCACTCCTGGGTGCTGTGGCGCCTGGAAATAAGTCCGGTTGGGGAACGGACCCAGCCAGACCATTACAGTCATGATTCAGGGGTCATTGTGCAGCAGGTAGAGGCAGGCCTGTACgctgggagagaaaaaaaggagagagcatTCGCCGTGGACCAGGGCCTGGCAGTGCGCATCACTTGCAGCAATCCTACAGGGGCCCTGCGGGGTGGATGTTATCAAGCCCGAGTTACCAGGCCaaggaacttgctcaaggtcacacaaccagtcAATGAATGGCAGaccctggattcaaacccagggctcGCTCTGAAGCCAGGCTCTTGCCACAGCAACTGAGGATTGTGGATCCTGAAGAGGCTCAAGGGCAAACAGGAGAGCCGTGGGAGAGGCTGGGGGCGACATAAAATGGCGTCTCAAGACCCCCTCCGCGAACCCGCGCCCACCTGACCTTAATTTCACCTCGACCGGAAGTGCCTTCGGCCCTTTCAGAAGTCACTTTCACCTAACCTTACGGACTACAGAGCCACCGGACGTGACGTATAAGTCACATGGCGGCGCGGGGGCGGAGCTAGAGAAGGCCGCCCAGGCGGGCGTGTGGCCGCGGGTTTCGCACGGTCCAATGAGGGCGGGCGGCGTGGCCGGGTCTGGTGGCGACGATGACGCGCCTGCGCAGAGACGGCAGCACGACTGGGGTTGACTCCGGGGGCGCGGCGaggaggtgagcgggggccacaGCCCGGGCTGTGGGGAGCCGGGGTCCAAGGGGGCAGGCTGGATCAGGCGGGGCAGGAGCGGGCCGGGGCTCTGAGTGTCAACAAGGGATAAGTTACGAGGAAATTGAGGGTTGGGGTCAGAGCTGTCTGGGGATGCCGCAGGGGGAGGGTTCTCACGCCTCACGGGGCGGGGCTCCGGGAGTCGGGGCGGGACGTGGAACGGAGACGGGCGGGACCTCTGAGCTTGTGCCGGTGGAAGGCGGAGCTccagggcggggggcggggttAGGACTGGTGAGGGACGGAGACCGGCCCTTGGAGGAGGAGCGGGAACAGGCGGAAGGAGAAGCCTCGGGTTTGGAGACCGAGGGGGaaggagcccaggcaccggggGCGCGGCCTCAGCCGGTGAGTGGCGTGGCTACAGTTCAGGAAAAGGGGTCTAGTCCTGTCGGGGGCGGGACTACAGGGCCGGGGGCGGAACCACGCCCCCTAAAGGGTGGGGCTAAGGAGCCCAGCGAAGGGGTAGGCCCAGGTAATGGCCCGGGGCGTCCACGCGGGGGCGGTCTCCGTGGTGGCCGTGCCTGGGGACGCGGTAGGCCGAGAACTCCCCCGGGAGAGGTGGTGTGGGTGGAGCGGGCTCGGCGGCCACCCGACACGGGGCCAGTCTGGGTGCCCCGCAGGCCCCCGAGGGCTCAGAGTTGGGGCGGCGCCTCGGGCGGAGGCACAGGACCAGCCTGGGGGGTACCCCCGGAGGACAGGGGCTCCCCGGAGCCACCCAGTGGCGACGTGTGGGTGCCTCGGGGCCGACCCCCTGCGGCAGCCGCAGAGGTGTGGGTGTGCTGGGCGGGAGGCAATTGGGTGTGGCGTGAATGGGGTCGCCCGGTTGGGGCAACTGCTGCGCAGCCAGATAGGGTTTGGACTTTGCGGAAAGGGACGGGGGGGAATTGAAGAGCAGAGCTGGGGACTGGGAGGGACGGAAGGGCAGGGGGTGAGCAAAGGGGCTGGTCCCTGGCTGCTGTGGCCTCCCCTGACCCCCTCCCCCCGCTGCTGGGGTCCTCGGGCAAGCCCCCTTCTCACTGGACTGGTAAGTGTGGCCGcggagcctgggggagggggcggtgacCCGGGACAAGGGGATCCCCAGGGGCAGGCAAGGTACGGTGGGGTGGAATCCTCCTGGTACCTGCCCGTATTCCATGCCCTCCCGTTCCTCTCCCCCGGTTGGTTGGTCGGGGTCTGTCCCCGCAGAAACATGAGGCTGAGCTGGGTGCTGACAGTATTGTCCATCTGCCTGAGTGCCCTGGTCACGGCCGCCGGGGCCGAGGGCAAACGGAAGCTGCAGATCGGAGTCAAGAAACGGGTAGACCACTGTCCCATCAAATCACGCAAAGGGGACGTCCTGCACATGCACTACACGGTGGGTGAGGGAGTGGAGcttttgggggtgggtgggcctTCCGGGGACCAGAAAGGACTTGGGAGCCAGGTTTGTCTGCCAAAaggtgggtgaccttgggcaagtctcatCTACTTTGCATGATCCTATCTTGCTCTTCACTGTCTACTCCCAGTTGGCACCAGCAAGCAGTGCAATGTACTGTGAGCTGCCCAAGGTGCTGTCCCTTTCTAGGACTATGGCCGCCAGCGCTGTGGGCTGCCACCTTGATGGGAAGagcacctgggggtgggggtgtcagAGCAGACCCTCCTCCTCACTGGCCTTCCCATGGTCTCACAGGGTAAGCTGGAAGATGGAACAGAGTTTGACAGCAGCCTGCCCCAGAACCAGCCCTTTGTCTTCTCCCTGGGCACGGGCCAGGTCATCAAGGGCTGGGACCAGGGGCTCCTAGGGTGAGTCGAGGGGCCATGGCTGTGGTCCAGGAGGTGAACTGTGGGAGGCAAGCTCCAGgtatggggtgggggcagggagcctgggtGCTGCCACATGCTGAACATGTGTTGTCCTACAGGATGTGTGAGGGGGAAAAGCGGAAGCTGGTGATCCCATCAGAGCTAGGTAAGAGGCCCTTGCTGAGTGGGGATAAGGAGTTCAGGGTTATATCTACGTAAGGGTGAAGGCTGATTCAGCCTCTGCATTGCTCTCCACTCAATCCATTCAATACATGCCACTTCCAAGTCTAGTTGTGTCCAGCAGTGAGGACAGGGCAAGACCCTCGGGACGCTTGGCTCTGGTGCCCACTCTCTGCTCTCTACAAGACCTTTAGCAGCCCCCTCCCAAATCCATTACACCTTTTCCATTTCTGGCCTTGTGCTGGGATGGGCAGAGGCTTGGTTTCAGCCTCGTTGTCCGCAGAACACCTCACTCTGCCTGGCCACGGCTCACTTTCTTTGTGCGTCTTTGCAGGGTATGGAGAGCGGGGAGCTCCCCCAAAGATTCCAGGTAATAAACCTTCCTGCCCCCCATCTCCTGCACCCATTCCATCTCCCTGTGGCCCTGGTTCTCATTCTGATCCCACTTCTCCCCTGCAGGCGGTGCAACCTTGGTGTTCGAGGTGGAGCTGCTCAAAATCGAGCGACGTTCAGAACTGTAGCCAAactggggaggggtggtggaGAGGCCCCCATCAGGGACCAGactgtttaaagaaagaaaaaaactttaaagccCATGAAGTGAGACTGTGTTTGTCTGTGCGCCCTGGAGACTTAAGAAACCACAGCTTCAGCCTTCCCTCTGCCTCatcctccccccatccctccctctcctttcctggcTGCAGAGCCTTGGGGTCTAGTAGGCTCAGTGGCATGGAGGTCACGATGGCCAAACCCTGGGTGACATGGTGGCCCTTGTCCAGAGGGAAAAAGGAGTATTCCTGCCTGCCAGTAGCAACACGGCTCCTCCCCAACTCCCCAGCCACTTCCAGATCCTGGTCTGGGAGCCAGCACTGGGCTATCGCCATGGCTACGTGGCCCTCAGGAAGGCCTGCGGTCACCTGGGGAGAAGCTGAGCTGGCAGCAGTTGTAGAGCAGTGTGTCCCCCCTAAAAGAAACCAGGCGAGCCTGTTAACTGCACCAAAGGCATATCCTAGCTTTATTAAAGGGCCCGCGCCGCAGtcaatataaaaacacaaaaagtcCCGtcagtttaataataataaaaaaccccaaaaatggaaaactgagggggcagggaagaggcCCCTGGGCCAGGGGCACGGGGAGCACTGCACATGGCACCAGGCCTGGCCGCAGGGCCCCCCGGTATTGCTGTTGCTACGAGGTTGCGGGGCAGCGATTGTCCTGTGGGAGCCACCGTTCACCTGGGTCGAGGACCCTTACTTCTTCTGGGGTGTGCTCAGCTTCTGCATGCCCCGGATCTTGTCCAGCAGGCCAGAGATGAaggcctggagggagggaggacattAGAGAGACCAGAACCCAAGATGACAGGACCCCAggctcctcaccccaccctctgGGGAAACCACCTCCTTACCTCAGTGGGTTTGTAACAGTCAACCAGCAGCTCCTAGTGGGGCATGGGGGAAAAGTATAACTATGAGTCTCAAGAACACGGGCCTAAAGTTCACCTATACTCTCTTCCAAGGCACTGGGGCCACCCTGAGGCACAGGagatgccacagctactgaacagCTAGGCAAGTACCACTGGCCCTATTTGACGGAGCCAGAAGCTGAGCCCAGGAAGGTCACAGAACTGGCTGACTCAGACCAAAGAAGGCCTGGTTCCAGAGGCTTGCCTACCCACGGGGCAGTGCCTCCAGGCACCCCTCTATTCCCTGC from Eubalaena glacialis isolate mEubGla1 chromosome 10, mEubGla1.1.hap2.+ XY, whole genome shotgun sequence harbors:
- the DNAJC4 gene encoding dnaJ homolog subfamily C member 4 isoform X7, producing MRFGSLSTGLAPVTTMNCWGCILVPALKKLNELSSPSPKRIGHGKGDEGSPAPPQLHPDRDPRNPALHNRFVELSEAYQVLSHEQSRRSYDHQLRSAASPKCPGTTAHPRSAHQAHSSSWAPPNAKYWAQFHEVRPQGPESRQQQHKHNRRVLGCCLLIMLAGMGLHYVAFRKLEQMHRSFMDEKDRIITAIYNDTRARARANRARPLEQRQGQQLQPPPRPPQGPGIVPPRPSP
- the DNAJC4 gene encoding dnaJ homolog subfamily C member 4 isoform X4 gives rise to the protein MSPCRFGSLSTGLAPVTTMNCWGCILVPALKKLNELSSPSPKRIGHGKGDEGSPAPPQLHPDRDPRNPALHNRFVELSEAYQVLSHEQSRRSYDHQLRSAASPKCPGTTAHPRSAHQAHSSSWAPPNAKYWAQFHEVRPQGPESRQQQHKHNRRVLGCCLLIMLAGMGLHYVAFRKLEQMHRSFMDEKDRIITAIYNDTRARARANRARPLEQRQGQQLQPPPRPPQGPGIVPPRPSP
- the DNAJC4 gene encoding dnaJ homolog subfamily C member 4 isoform X5, giving the protein MLPLRLRRLWPHSPPTRFFAAAARQRSGPSNYYELLGVHPGASAEEVKRAFFSKSKELHPDRDPRNPALHNRFVELSEAYQVLSHEQSRRSYDHQLRSAASPKCPGTTAHPRSAHQAHSSSWAPPNAKYWAQFHEVRPQGPESRQQQHKHNRRVLGCCLLIMLAGMGLHYVAFRKLEQMHRSFMDEKDRIITAIYNDTRARARANRARPLEQRQGQQLQPPPRPPQGPGIVPPRPSP
- the DNAJC4 gene encoding dnaJ homolog subfamily C member 4 isoform X9, which codes for MRSGPSNYYELLGVHPGASAEEVKRAFFSKSKELHPDRDPRNPALHNRFVELSEAYQVLSHEQSRRSYDHQLRSAASPKCPGTTAHPRSAHQAHSSSWAPPNAKYWAQFHEVRPQGPESRQQQHKHNRRVLGCCLLIMLAGMGLHYVAFRKLEQMHRSFMDEKDRIITAIYNDTRARARANRARPLEQRQGQQLQPPPRPPQGPGIVPPRPSP
- the DNAJC4 gene encoding dnaJ homolog subfamily C member 4 isoform X2, producing MCGGGASPLVRTFRPVGVVWVSKPMRVWTRGLNRSRKRRPPRGVSARLPSCCPCACAGCGPTALPLGSSQRPPGSGLAPVTTMNCWGCILVPALKKLNELSSPSPKRIGHGKGDEGSPAPPQLHPDRDPRNPALHNRFVELSEAYQVLSHEQSRRSYDHQLRSAASPKCPGTTAHPRSAHQAHSSWAPPNAKYWAQFHEVRPQGPESRQQQHKHNRRVLGCCLLIMLAGMGLHYVAFRKLEQMHRSFMDEKDRIITAIYNDTRARARANRARPLEQRQGQQLQPPPRPPQGPGIVPPRPSP
- the DNAJC4 gene encoding dnaJ homolog subfamily C member 4 isoform X6, which encodes MLPLRLRRLWPHSPPTRFFAAAARQRSGPSNYYELLGVHPGASAEEVKRAFFSKSKELHPDRDPRNPALHNRFVELSEAYQVLSHEQSRRSYDHQLRSAASPKCPGTTAHPRSAHQAHSSWAPPNAKYWAQFHEVRPQGPESRQQQHKHNRRVLGCCLLIMLAGMGLHYVAFRKLEQMHRSFMDEKDRIITAIYNDTRARARANRARPLEQRQGQQLQPPPRPPQGPGIVPPRPSP
- the DNAJC4 gene encoding dnaJ homolog subfamily C member 4 isoform X3 is translated as MCGGGASPLVRTFRPVGVVWVSKPMRVWTRGLNRSRKRRPPRGVSARLPSCCPCACAGCGPTALPLGSSQRPPGSGLAPVTTMNCWGCILVPALKKLNELSSPSPKRIGHGKGDEGSPAPPQLHPDRDPRNPALHNRFVELSEAYQVLSHEQSRRSYDHQLRSAASPKCPGTTAHPRSAHQAHRKLEQMHRSFMDEKDRIITAIYNDTRARARANRARPLEQRQGQQLQPPPRPPQGPGIVPPRPSP
- the DNAJC4 gene encoding dnaJ homolog subfamily C member 4 isoform X1, which translates into the protein MCGGGASPLVRTFRPVGVVWVSKPMRVWTRGLNRSRKRRPPRGVSARLPSCCPCACAGCGPTALPLGSSQRPPGSGLAPVTTMNCWGCILVPALKKLNELSSPSPKRIGHGKGDEGSPAPPQLHPDRDPRNPALHNRFVELSEAYQVLSHEQSRRSYDHQLRSAASPKCPGTTAHPRSAHQAHSSSWAPPNAKYWAQFHEVRPQGPESRQQQHKHNRRVLGCCLLIMLAGMGLHYVAFRKLEQMHRSFMDEKDRIITAIYNDTRARARANRARPLEQRQGQQLQPPPRPPQGPGIVPPRPSP